From a region of the Tachysurus fulvidraco isolate hzauxx_2018 chromosome 5, HZAU_PFXX_2.0, whole genome shotgun sequence genome:
- the fbxl3b gene encoding F-box/LRR-repeat protein 3, which yields MKRGQKRGDQQEDEGGPSLGFPETCKKLCIEGSEEQLQDQGSCDSESRVDWGCLPQEILLQIFQYLPLLDRAFASQVCRGWNEAFHMPELWRCFEFELNQPASSYLKATHPDLIKQIIKRHSNHLQYVSFKVDSSTESAEAACDILSQLVNCSLKTLGLISTARPSFMELPKSHFISALTVVFVNSKSLSSLKIDDTPVDDPSLKVLVANNSDTLKLLKMSSCPHVSPAGILCVADQCHGLRELALNYHLLSDELLLALSSERHVHLEHLRIDVVSENPGQMQFHTIKRSSWEAMVRHSPKFSLVMYFFLYEDEFGPFFCDEVPVTHLYFGRSVSKEVLGRVGMTCPRLIELVVCANGLRPLDEELIRIAERCQHLSAIGLGECEVSCSAFVEFVKMCGRRLSQLSIMEEVLVPDHKYGLDDIHWEVSKHLGRVWFPDMMPTW from the exons ATGAAAAGAGGGCAGAAGAGAGGAGATCAACAGGAGGATGAAGGAGGCCCAAGTCTTGGTTTCCCAGAAACCTGCAAAAAGCTTTGTATAGAGGGTTCTGAGGAACAGCTGCAAGATCAGGGGAGCTGCGACTCGGAGAGCAGAGTAGACTGGGGCTGCCTGCCTCAGGAGATCCTGCTGCAGATTTTCCAGTACCTGCCCTTGCTGGATCGGGCATTTGCCTCACAGGTGTGCAGGGGGTGGAATGAAGCATTCCACATGCCTGAGCTCTGGAGGTGCTTTGAGTTTGAGCTCAACCAACCAGCCAGCTCTTACTTGAAGGCCACACACCCAGACCTCATCAAGCAAATCATCAAGAGACACTCCAACCACCTTCAATATGTCAGTTTCAAG GTCGACAGTAGCACGGAGTCTGCAGAAGCAGCCTGCGATATCTTGTCTCAGCTGGTGAACTGCTCGCTCAAGACCTTAGGGCTTATATCCACAGCTAGACCCAGCTTCATGGAGTTGCCTAAG TCTCATTTCATCTCAGCCCTGACTGTGGTTTTTGTAAACTCCAAGTCCTTGTCCTCACTGAAGATTGATGACACACCAGTAGATGATCCGTCACTCAAAGTTCTTGTAGCCAATAACAGCGACACCCTCAAGCTGCTGAAGATGAGCAGCTGCCCTCACGTCTCACCTGCAG GCATTCTTTGTGTGGCTGACCAGTGCCATGGCCTACGTGAGCTAGCACTAAACTACCATCTGCTGAGTGACGAGCTGCTACTGGCATTGTCATCTGAGCGTCATGTGCACCTAGAGCATCTACGGATTGATGTGGTGAGTGAGAACCCAGGGCAGATGCAGTTCCATACCATCAAGCGCAGCAGCTGGGAGGCAATGGTTCGCCACTCACCCAAGTTCAGCCTTGTCATGTACTTCTTTCTGTATGAGGATGAGTTTGGGCCATTCTTCTGTGATGAGGTGCCTGTGACACACCTCTATTTCGGCCGCTCTGTGAGCAAGGAGGTGCTGGGCCGTGTGGGGATGACATGCCCTCGCTTGATTGAGCTAGTTGTGTGTGCCAACGGCCTGAGACCTCTTGATGAGGAGCTCATCCGAATTGCTGAGCGCTGTCAGCATCTGTCAGCCATTGGCCTAGGGGAGTGTGAAGTCTCCTGCAGTGCATTTGTGGAGTTTGTGAAGATGTGCGGCCGCcgtctctctcagctctctatTATGGAAGAGGTGTTAGTCCCGGACCACAAATATGGCCTGGACGACATCCACTGGGAGGTGTCAAAGCATTTGGGCCGTGTTTGGTTCCCTGATATGATGCCCACCTGGTAG